One window of the Nothobranchius furzeri strain GRZ-AD chromosome 3, NfurGRZ-RIMD1, whole genome shotgun sequence genome contains the following:
- the si:ch211-117k10.3 gene encoding Krueppel-like factor 15: MVSLSSRTVDTELFRDSSSLLSLCLEDGASSKGGSSASCDSPGMEEQGAMYSFSPGEGEDKEEEGDEGGNLQIFLDSEGDIGSAYLELKLPEFPYQPSSPFSPTLEDIEEFLREKMEPQKEEAFSPLCALPDSPPSPAPPITSTETVSDPAASRTPCSSSPETPEKEEHGTSQTGSPSANSNPPPPTQTPPMLLGAPVVLQLQPLPLTRPQAPAGSSSGGQTGIWLTHLVMGLQGATAPNLTLVAPQVSSTPTTALLSLSNSDNKSADQKYVKIAPLPITTRTLEITTVTGAGGQGSALLKAAAAPRVTRAPPTERVHKCSHPGCGKMYTKSSHLKAHFRRHTGEKPYTCSWPECGWRFSRSDELSRHRRSHSGIKPYECTLCEKKFARSDHLSKHTKVHRSARPSRIIRATV, from the exons ATGGTGTCCCTCAGCAGCAGGACCGTGGACACGGAGCTGTTCCGGGacagcagcagcctgctgtccctCTGTCTGGAGGACGGAGCCAGCAGCAAAGGGGGCAGCTCAGCCTCCTGTGACAGCCCCGGGATGGAGGAGCAGGGGGCCATGTACAGCTTCAGTCCTGGAGAGGGAGAGgacaaggaggaggagggagatgaAGGTGGGAATCTGCAGATTTTTCTAGATTCAGAAGGGGATATTGGATCAGCCTATCTGGAGCTCAAGCTCCCAGAGTTCCCCTACCAACCCTCCTCACCGTTTTCCCCCACCCTGGAGGACATTGAGGAATTCTTGAGGGAGAAGATGGAGCCGCAGAAGGAGGAAGCCTTCTCCCCCCTGTGTGCTCTTCCTGACTCCCCACCCTCCCCTGCACCCCCCATTACTTCCACAGAGACTGTTAGTGACCCGGCCGCCAGTCGTACCCCATGCTCATCCAGTCCAGAGACTCCTGAGAAAGAGGAACATGGAACGAGCCAAACCGGGTCCCCCTCTGCCAactccaaccccccaccccccactcagACACCACCAATGCTCCTCGGAGCTCCAGTGGTCCTCCAGCTGCAGCCGCTACCTCTGACCCGACCTCAGGCTCCAGCAGGGTCTTCTTCTGGGGGTCAGACTGGGATTTGGCTTACTCACCTAGTTATGGGGCTCCAGGGGGCCACCGCTCCAAATCTCACACTTGTGGCCCCTCAAGTCTCTTCCACACCCACCACCGCCTTGTTGTCGCTAAGCAACAGTGACAACAAATCAGCTGATCAGAAGTATGTGAAAATCGCCCCTCTGCCCATAACTACGAGGACTCTAGAGATCACAACAGTGACTGGAGCCGGTGGGCAAGGCAGCGCGCTCCTAAAAGCAGCAGCTGCCCCCCGTGTGACCAGAGCGCCCCCCACTGAGAGGGTTCATAAATGTTCCCACCCGGGGTGTGGCAAGATGTACACCAAAAGCAGCCATCTGAAAGCACACTTCCGCCGGCACACGGGGGAGAAACCATACACCTGCAGCTGGCCAGAGTGTGGCTGGAG GTTCTCCCGATCGGACGAGCTGTCCCGCCACCGCCGCTCTCACTCAGGCATCAAGCCGTACGAGTGCACGCTGTGTGAGAAGAAGTTTGCTCGCAGTGACCATCTGTCCAAGCACACAAAGGTCCACCGCAGCGCCAGGCCCAGCAGAATTATCAGAGCCACCGTGTGA